One window of Brevibacterium pigmentatum genomic DNA carries:
- a CDS encoding glutaredoxin family protein yields MVDLTFLTRVDCHLCAEALQTVTEVAAGRDVTVTETDIDTDDDLAAQYGWDVPVVLLNGRQHSFHRVDEDRLSKALDALGA; encoded by the coding sequence ATGGTCGACCTGACCTTTCTCACGCGTGTCGACTGCCATCTGTGCGCTGAAGCGCTGCAGACCGTCACCGAGGTGGCCGCGGGCAGAGACGTGACCGTGACCGAGACCGACATCGACACCGATGACGATCTGGCCGCGCAGTACGGCTGGGACGTTCCGGTCGTTCTCCTCAACGGGCGACAACACAGTTTTCATCGAGTCGATGAGGATCGGCTGTCCAAGGCGCTCGACGCCTTGGGCGCATGA
- a CDS encoding redox-sensing transcriptional repressor Rex translates to MGEILSANRIEGVVRKDVPERVISRLPIYLQTVETIAATGQDTVSSEDLAARSGVSPSILRKDLSQLGRSGTRGVGYSCPELSATLRTFLGLDRDRRVAIIGAGRLGSALADYAGFRRRGLRLTAVFDIDEEKIGTSIGALTVSSLDDLPAWSEHIDLVVMAVPAAAAPAAAQKAVEAGVRGILNFSPTVLDAPDTVRVHQVDLASELQVLAYYSALDTAPLNPGFEEHRN, encoded by the coding sequence GTGGGCGAGATTCTGTCCGCCAACAGGATTGAGGGTGTCGTTCGCAAGGACGTACCCGAGCGCGTGATATCCCGACTCCCGATCTATCTGCAGACCGTCGAGACCATTGCCGCCACCGGTCAGGACACGGTGTCGTCGGAGGACCTTGCCGCACGCAGCGGTGTGTCCCCGTCGATTCTGCGCAAGGACCTGTCCCAGCTGGGGCGATCGGGAACCCGCGGGGTCGGCTACTCCTGTCCGGAACTGTCCGCGACCTTGCGGACATTCCTCGGCCTCGACCGAGATCGCCGCGTCGCCATCATCGGCGCCGGTCGCCTCGGCTCGGCGCTGGCCGACTACGCCGGATTCCGACGCCGCGGCCTGCGTCTCACGGCCGTCTTCGACATCGACGAGGAGAAGATCGGCACCTCCATCGGTGCTCTGACCGTCTCCTCCCTGGACGACCTGCCCGCCTGGTCCGAACATATCGACCTGGTGGTCATGGCCGTCCCCGCAGCTGCGGCACCCGCGGCGGCCCAGAAGGCCGTCGAAGCTGGTGTGCGCGGCATTCTCAATTTCTCACCCACCGTGCTCGACGCCCCGGATACCGTTCGTGTCCATCAAGTCGACTTGGCCAGTGAGCTGCAAGTACTCGCATACTATTCGGCGCTGGACACGGCACCGCTCAACCCTGGTTTTGAGGAGCACAGGAATTGA
- the hemA gene encoding glutamyl-tRNA reductase — MTLLVLGISHQSAPIDMLDRMAFGAGEVGTLRRDALSGENIEGLAVLSTCNRLELIADVSAFHGGLADLGNALVSSIDKEWSDIAGHFYAHYDHQAMEHLLKVACGLDSMAIGEAQILGQLRSAFTDSQSDKALTSELSQALQQALRVGKRAHSETDLGDVARSLFGVGIEASAAHIGSLRAANALVIGAGAMSGLVVSGLHKEGVAHITVLNRTLDKAERLVAEVGGRARELTPRIMAEEIADADLIVSCTGARGVVVSRDDIVAGLAQNPKGAANKAFIDLALPHDIDPSVREFEHVALFGLGEIRELLRGSDRESDSKVVATIDEVRTIISAELENIATGNKERSVAPTVTALRSHAKDVLAAETQRLEKKLGDSVDEKSFAEIRKSLHRVAEKLIHTPTVKVKELAVTESEVDYAQALMQLFDLPVNKVAHAKTTPETKVATAASAHHVEADGVRPVADHTLDIVEPEHFTGRTVRLGTRRSQLARSQSTAIAHQIAALTGWRVEIVEVVTEGDVNMSPLAGFGGTGVFVSAVRQALHQGKIDLAVHSLKDLPTTPEAGIQMAAIPPRVDPADVLIGRDGLSLNDLPAGSVIGTGSPRRAVQLRAARPDIEVRGVRGNVDTRIAHVRDGRLDAVVLAAAGVRRIGRLAEATDSLNFDVMLPAPGQGALAVETRSADSAFATTADILDGDAEVRAALRQIHDQTTDLAVTCERAILSRAEAGCSAPIGALAKIEGSEFIVDAVMADDDGKLARTRQSTALPELLDVDWSTDNAQQLSVTAKELARVADELGTAAAEDLLGRLGIDPAASADHLTPVKVQEQG, encoded by the coding sequence TTGACTCTCTTGGTTCTCGGCATTTCACATCAGTCGGCTCCGATCGACATGCTCGATCGGATGGCCTTCGGCGCCGGTGAAGTCGGCACTCTGCGCCGGGACGCTCTGTCCGGAGAGAACATCGAGGGACTCGCGGTGCTCTCGACGTGCAATCGTCTCGAACTCATCGCCGATGTCTCGGCCTTCCACGGCGGACTGGCCGACCTCGGCAACGCGCTCGTGTCCTCGATCGACAAAGAGTGGTCCGATATCGCCGGGCACTTCTACGCCCATTACGACCACCAGGCCATGGAGCATCTGCTCAAGGTCGCCTGCGGACTCGATTCGATGGCCATCGGCGAAGCCCAGATCCTGGGCCAGCTCCGATCGGCCTTCACCGATTCGCAGTCGGACAAAGCCCTGACGTCCGAACTCTCCCAAGCTCTGCAGCAGGCGCTGCGGGTGGGCAAGCGCGCCCATTCGGAGACCGACCTCGGCGACGTCGCCCGGTCCCTGTTCGGAGTCGGCATCGAAGCCTCGGCCGCGCATATCGGATCCCTGCGCGCCGCCAACGCTCTGGTCATCGGTGCCGGAGCCATGTCCGGCCTCGTCGTGTCCGGACTGCACAAGGAAGGCGTCGCCCACATCACCGTGCTCAACCGCACGCTGGACAAGGCCGAACGCCTCGTCGCCGAGGTGGGCGGACGCGCCCGTGAACTCACCCCGCGCATCATGGCCGAAGAGATCGCCGATGCCGACCTCATCGTCTCCTGCACCGGTGCCCGCGGCGTCGTCGTCAGCCGCGACGACATCGTGGCCGGCCTCGCGCAGAATCCCAAGGGTGCCGCGAACAAGGCCTTCATCGATCTCGCCCTTCCGCACGACATCGACCCCAGCGTCCGCGAGTTCGAACATGTCGCCCTCTTCGGTCTCGGGGAGATCCGCGAACTGCTGCGCGGCTCCGACAGGGAGAGCGATTCGAAGGTCGTCGCCACCATCGACGAAGTCCGGACCATCATCTCCGCCGAACTGGAGAACATCGCCACCGGAAACAAGGAACGCTCCGTCGCCCCGACCGTGACCGCGCTGCGCTCCCACGCCAAAGACGTGCTCGCCGCGGAGACCCAGCGGCTGGAGAAGAAGCTCGGTGACTCGGTCGACGAGAAGTCATTCGCAGAGATCCGAAAGTCCCTGCACCGGGTGGCGGAGAAGCTCATCCACACCCCGACCGTGAAGGTCAAAGAACTCGCTGTGACCGAATCCGAAGTCGACTACGCCCAAGCGCTCATGCAGCTCTTCGACCTGCCCGTGAACAAGGTCGCCCATGCCAAGACCACGCCGGAGACGAAGGTCGCGACGGCCGCCAGTGCACACCATGTCGAGGCCGACGGCGTCCGTCCGGTCGCCGATCACACCCTCGACATCGTCGAACCCGAACACTTCACCGGCCGCACCGTGCGACTGGGCACCCGCCGGTCCCAGCTGGCCCGTTCTCAGTCCACAGCGATCGCTCACCAGATCGCGGCGCTGACCGGCTGGCGCGTCGAGATCGTCGAAGTCGTCACCGAAGGCGACGTCAACATGTCGCCGCTGGCCGGATTCGGCGGAACCGGAGTCTTCGTCTCCGCCGTCCGCCAGGCCCTCCACCAGGGCAAGATCGACCTGGCAGTGCACTCGCTCAAGGACCTGCCCACCACCCCCGAGGCGGGAATCCAGATGGCGGCCATCCCGCCGCGCGTCGACCCGGCCGATGTCCTCATCGGCCGCGACGGGCTGAGCCTGAATGACCTGCCTGCCGGTTCCGTCATCGGCACCGGTTCGCCGCGGCGTGCCGTGCAGCTGCGTGCCGCACGTCCCGATATCGAGGTCCGCGGAGTGCGGGGAAACGTCGACACCCGCATCGCCCACGTCCGCGACGGCCGTCTCGACGCCGTCGTCCTCGCCGCCGCCGGCGTCCGTCGCATCGGGCGTCTGGCCGAAGCCACCGATTCGCTCAACTTCGATGTCATGCTCCCGGCACCGGGCCAGGGAGCCCTGGCGGTGGAGACCCGCAGCGCCGACAGCGCCTTCGCGACCACCGCGGACATCCTCGACGGCGACGCCGAGGTGCGGGCCGCTCTGCGTCAGATCCACGATCAGACCACCGACCTCGCCGTGACCTGTGAACGGGCGATCCTCTCGCGCGCCGAAGCCGGCTGCTCGGCACCCATCGGCGCGTTGGCGAAGATCGAGGGCAGCGAATTCATCGTCGACGCCGTGATGGCCGATGACGACGGCAAGCTCGCCCGCACCCGTCAGAGCACCGCGCTGCCTGAACTCCTCGACGTCGACTGGAGCACCGACAATGCTCAGCAGCTGTCGGTGACCGCGAAGGAACTGGCTCGTGTCGCCGACGAACTCGGCACCGCCGCAGCCGAGGACCTCTTGGGCCGACTCGGCATCGACCCGGCCGCCAGCGCCGATCACCTCACCCCCGTCAAGGTTCAGGAGCAGGGATGA